A window of Lentibacillus sp. Marseille-P4043 contains these coding sequences:
- a CDS encoding Crp/Fnr family transcriptional regulator: MEPLLLRLETNDYNMLIADSERLRVKKGELIFSEGSLAENLYFISKGEIRIFKDLGENKKLTIFTRSEQDGFGEIGIFSGNKYSNTAQATKNSELFIIKKAELEKLLGQNGGLGLQFTRWVAESLEESKARIRDFIAFGSEGAVASMFVRYSNMYGIVTPKGIRITEPIMIRDISNYIGISRETVSRIVNKWKAQGILTNDNKYFLIKDINYFKKLLACEKCGVENCVM; this comes from the coding sequence ATGGAACCTTTGTTGCTACGGCTCGAAACCAATGATTATAATATGCTAATTGCTGATTCAGAACGGTTACGTGTTAAAAAAGGAGAGCTTATTTTTAGCGAAGGTAGTTTAGCTGAGAACTTATATTTTATTAGCAAAGGTGAAATTCGTATTTTTAAAGATTTGGGTGAGAATAAGAAATTAACTATTTTTACTCGGAGTGAACAGGACGGATTCGGTGAGATCGGCATTTTTAGTGGAAATAAATATTCGAATACAGCTCAGGCTACAAAGAATAGTGAATTGTTTATCATTAAAAAAGCAGAATTGGAAAAACTTCTTGGTCAGAATGGGGGATTAGGATTGCAATTCACTAGATGGGTTGCGGAGTCCTTAGAGGAAAGCAAAGCGAGAATTCGCGATTTTATAGCATTTGGATCAGAAGGCGCCGTGGCATCCATGTTTGTTCGGTATTCGAATATGTATGGAATTGTAACACCAAAGGGGATTCGAATTACAGAACCAATCATGATCCGGGACATTAGTAATTATATTGGGATTTCCAGAGAAACGGTGAGCAGGATTGTGAATAAATGGAAAGCTCAAGGGATTTTAACAAATGATAATAAATACTTTTTAATAAAAGATATAAATTACTTCAAAAAATTGCTGGCATGCGAAAAATGCGGTGTGGAAAATTGCGTCATGTAA